Proteins encoded in a region of the Zunongwangia endophytica genome:
- a CDS encoding carboxylate-amine ligase, which translates to MGYHIFEVYGIELEYMLVNRQLNIVPITDKLFIEKTGKLTSDVENGKIAWSNELVAHVVELKTAVPIADLENLDEVFADNVSEINQLLEGLDAQLLPTAAHPLMNPFKETKLWEHDNNDIYELYNQIFDCSGHGWSNVQSMHINLPFADDVEFEKLHAAIRILLPIIPAISASSPIFEGQLTGFMDSRMEVYKTNQKEIPEMAGKVIPECLYNKEEYHRGIFEPIKQAIKAHDKNGILEHHFLNSRGAIARFDRGAIEIRVIDLQECPKADIAIAVLIIESLKALVNEEFISRKDQKAWKEDDLLAILNEAIKDAERGIIKNKSYLNIFGLEETSEIGEIWKNIYEKVKDNISEKHQQTIEYIIHKGSLSNRIIGGLEGNYSEESIKKVYSDVAKCLANNELYKP; encoded by the coding sequence ATGGGATATCATATTTTTGAAGTTTACGGGATAGAATTGGAATATATGTTGGTAAATCGCCAACTAAATATTGTACCTATAACCGATAAACTTTTTATAGAAAAGACGGGAAAATTAACTTCTGATGTTGAGAATGGCAAGATCGCATGGAGCAACGAATTGGTAGCTCATGTAGTAGAATTAAAAACTGCTGTACCAATTGCAGATCTTGAAAATTTAGATGAAGTATTTGCTGATAACGTATCTGAAATCAATCAGCTTTTAGAAGGTTTAGATGCTCAATTATTGCCAACAGCTGCCCATCCGCTTATGAATCCGTTTAAGGAAACCAAGCTTTGGGAGCACGATAACAATGATATTTACGAGCTCTACAACCAAATTTTTGATTGTAGTGGTCATGGATGGAGCAATGTGCAAAGCATGCATATAAATCTCCCATTCGCTGATGATGTTGAATTTGAAAAGCTACACGCCGCGATACGAATTCTATTACCAATTATTCCGGCGATTAGCGCGTCTTCTCCAATTTTTGAAGGACAGTTAACCGGTTTTATGGATAGCCGTATGGAGGTTTATAAAACCAACCAAAAAGAAATACCAGAGATGGCCGGGAAAGTAATTCCTGAATGTCTTTACAATAAGGAAGAATATCATCGAGGTATTTTTGAACCTATAAAACAAGCCATTAAGGCTCATGATAAAAATGGTATTCTGGAACATCATTTTCTAAATTCCAGAGGTGCAATCGCAAGATTTGATCGTGGTGCTATAGAAATTAGAGTTATCGATTTACAGGAATGTCCAAAAGCAGATATCGCAATTGCAGTTCTAATTATAGAAAGTTTAAAAGCTTTGGTAAATGAAGAATTTATTTCTCGTAAAGACCAAAAGGCTTGGAAAGAAGATGATTTACTTGCTATTTTAAATGAAGCTATTAAAGATGCGGAACGAGGCATTATAAAGAATAAATCATATCTGAACATTTTCGGATTAGAGGAAACTTCAGAAATTGGTGAAATTTGGAAGAACATTTACGAAAAGGTAAAAGATAATATTTCAGAAAAACATCAGCAAACCATAGAATATATTATTCATAAAGGATCACTTTCTAATCGTATTATTGGTGGTTTAGAAGGTAATTATTCTGAAGAAAGCATAAAAAAAGTGTATAGCGATGTTGCGAAATGCCTCGCTAATAATGAGTTATATAAACCGTGA
- a CDS encoding membrane dipeptidase, with product MKIRQIGLFALLFAQVGFAQNTENEKLVEKARKIHENVITIDTHNDFSVNNFTHDHNYTENLDTQVNLPKMEEGGMDVSWLIVYTGQGDLDAEGYKKAYDNAMAKFNAIHKLTEEIAPDKIGLATTSKEVRKLVKEGKKVAMIGVENGYPIGTDIKNVEKFYDLGARYMSLAHNGHSQLSDSNTGEADDVWLNNGLSDLGKEVLKEMNRLGIMIDVSHPSKEAIKQMFELSKAPLIASHSSARALCDHSRNLDDELLELFNEHGGVIQTVAFSSYVNTEKDKAFDDAKNKVYEDKAEKMGFEMLSWGEVRELDEDEREAYIEKYKKLMAESEEEVEALKETISPVNVSDFVDHIDYLVEKVGIDQVGISSDFDGGGGIDGWDDASETFNVTLELVKRGYSKKEIAKLWGENLLRVLDEVEAVAKEIQKA from the coding sequence ATGAAAATAAGACAAATTGGCCTTTTTGCGCTGCTATTTGCGCAAGTAGGTTTCGCTCAAAACACCGAAAATGAAAAGTTAGTTGAAAAAGCAAGAAAAATTCATGAGAATGTAATTACCATTGATACGCACAACGACTTTAGTGTCAATAATTTCACCCACGATCATAATTATACAGAGAATTTAGACACTCAAGTAAATCTTCCAAAGATGGAAGAAGGAGGTATGGATGTTTCTTGGCTAATTGTTTATACAGGGCAAGGTGATTTAGATGCGGAAGGATATAAAAAGGCGTATGATAATGCGATGGCGAAGTTTAATGCGATCCATAAGCTAACAGAAGAAATAGCTCCAGATAAAATAGGTTTGGCCACAACTTCAAAAGAAGTAAGAAAACTGGTAAAAGAAGGTAAGAAAGTAGCCATGATCGGTGTAGAAAACGGCTATCCTATCGGTACCGATATCAAAAATGTTGAAAAATTTTACGATTTAGGAGCACGATATATGTCTTTGGCTCATAATGGGCATAGTCAATTAAGTGATTCAAACACAGGAGAAGCTGATGATGTATGGTTGAACAATGGATTAAGTGATTTGGGGAAAGAAGTACTTAAAGAAATGAATCGATTAGGTATTATGATCGATGTTTCGCATCCTTCGAAAGAAGCAATTAAGCAAATGTTTGAACTTTCTAAGGCACCGTTAATTGCATCACATTCTTCTGCCAGAGCATTGTGCGATCATAGTAGAAATTTAGATGATGAACTATTGGAACTTTTTAACGAACACGGAGGCGTGATCCAAACCGTCGCATTTAGTTCTTATGTAAATACTGAAAAAGATAAAGCTTTTGATGACGCTAAAAATAAAGTGTACGAAGATAAGGCTGAAAAAATGGGATTTGAAATGCTCTCTTGGGGAGAAGTTCGTGAACTTGATGAAGATGAAAGAGAAGCCTACATTGAAAAATACAAAAAGCTAATGGCAGAATCTGAGGAGGAAGTTGAAGCACTTAAAGAAACGATTAGTCCGGTTAACGTTTCAGATTTCGTAGATCATATTGATTATTTGGTTGAAAAAGTTGGAATCGATCAAGTAGGAATCAGCTCAGATTTTGATGGTGGTGGCGGAATCGATGGATGGGATGATGCCTCTGAAACTTTTAATGTAACCTTAGAATTGGTGAAAAGAGGGTATTCTAAAAAAGAAATTGCAAAACTTTGGGGAGAAAACTTGCTACGAGTTTTAGATGAAGTTGAAGCGGTAGCCAAAGAGATTCAAAAGGCTTAA
- a CDS encoding transporter, with product MKKINLAIACFFFGAALFAQNDNSSEKWTASRPDGHAPIGVMGDHVHHKGEWMFSYRYMNMDMEGLNKGSDGISQESVLNDYMVSPVSMDMNMHMLGAMYAPSDYFTLMVMANVIENDMQLINKMGKSFTTSSSGFGDLKLSGMFKVYDQNQQSIHLTAGLSIPTGSIDQKDVTPMSAPMEMPLPYPMQIGSGTWDPKLAVTYLLQGQVLSFGSQVNGVLRLGENDHDYRFGNQLSWNNWIAAKLLNSLSVSARVEAKTVGEIDGSYEELNPMMVTTANTQNQGCQYLNSAFGANFYIPKGAFKNVRLGVEYTLPIYQDLNGIQLKNDGSWTLGLQYSFH from the coding sequence ATGAAAAAAATAAATCTTGCTATAGCCTGCTTCTTTTTCGGAGCGGCTCTATTTGCTCAAAACGATAATTCCTCTGAAAAATGGACCGCTAGCCGGCCAGATGGGCATGCACCAATTGGGGTTATGGGCGATCACGTTCATCACAAAGGCGAATGGATGTTTTCTTATCGATATATGAATATGGATATGGAAGGACTGAATAAAGGTAGCGACGGAATTTCTCAGGAATCGGTTTTAAACGATTACATGGTTTCTCCTGTTAGTATGGATATGAATATGCACATGCTAGGCGCGATGTACGCACCATCTGATTATTTCACCTTAATGGTAATGGCAAACGTTATCGAGAATGATATGCAATTGATCAATAAAATGGGAAAAAGCTTTACCACAAGTTCTTCTGGATTTGGCGATTTAAAATTATCGGGGATGTTTAAAGTGTACGACCAAAACCAACAAAGTATTCATTTAACAGCTGGATTAAGTATTCCTACCGGAAGCATAGATCAAAAAGATGTTACGCCTATGAGTGCTCCTATGGAAATGCCGTTGCCTTATCCAATGCAAATAGGTAGCGGAACATGGGATCCAAAACTTGCAGTGACTTATCTGTTACAAGGGCAAGTTCTATCTTTTGGTTCGCAGGTAAACGGAGTGTTAAGATTGGGAGAAAACGATCACGATTATCGATTCGGTAATCAATTAAGCTGGAACAACTGGATTGCTGCTAAGCTTTTAAACTCCTTAAGCGTTTCGGCTAGAGTAGAAGCTAAAACAGTTGGAGAAATCGACGGTTCCTACGAAGAACTGAATCCAATGATGGTGACGACTGCAAATACCCAAAATCAAGGTTGTCAATATCTAAATTCAGCATTTGGAGCTAATTTTTATATCCCAAAAGGAGCATTTAAAAATGTTAGATTAGGAGTAGAATATACTTTGCCAATATATCAGGATCTAAACGGGATTCAACTTAAAAATGATGGTAGTTGGACATTAGGTTTGCAATATTCTTTCCATTAG
- a CDS encoding penicillin-binding protein 1A translates to MLSKLKKSPILKWFLRIFLGLFVLFILFFTSIYLGMWGEIPSKQELSELQQNKATQILSNDGKLIGKFYIFDRQPIQFEDLPKSLIEALIATEDVRFYEHNGIDNRSLARVFFKTILLQDESSGGGSTITLQLAKNIYGRKDYGALGIVVNKFQEGIMAKRIENIYSKEDILTLYFNTVPFSDNTYGIESASMKFFGKHVKDLAVEEAAVLVGMLKASHRYNPRIFPERSRLRRDVVLTQMEKYGYLTEKEKEKYIAKDLVLNYKNYSNKKGLAPYFREQIRKDLSNVLDTIKNKDGENYNIYRDGLIVHTTLDYKLQSVAEASMREHMANLQQQHEDSYGSRAPWLTNDAILKDAIQRSKAYKNLKEDGLSETEIMQELQKKKQMELFEYNGTVTRQASTIDSIKHYLKFLNSGLLSVDPKDGAVKAWVGGVDFRYFQYDHVSQSKRQVGSTFKPIVYTTAIDNGIEPCTYYSGRAVTYKDGWKPTNATSEEEDEDLNYSMKYALSHSMNTIAVKVLLDAGIPNVVEKAHQMGIESDLPEVPSIALGTAELNMKELTQAYTSFVNSGRPSTPYYITKIEDGAGNLLAEFKPSKTKEPAYSEETREIMVNMMQATVDEGTATRLRYTYGLNNDIAGKTGTTQNNKDGWFVGVTPNLVTVTWVGSDDHRIGFRNTRIGQGANSALPIFGKMMQKMNADEYFSSITSARFKQPSSEVAELLDCEPTKEDGFLKKLFGSKKDEPAEIDMDQPVKEEKQKKKKGFFSRLFGGKKKDN, encoded by the coding sequence ATGCTGTCCAAACTTAAAAAATCCCCCATTCTAAAATGGTTTCTAAGAATATTCCTAGGTTTATTCGTTCTCTTTATCTTGTTTTTTACGAGCATTTATCTTGGTATGTGGGGTGAAATTCCATCCAAACAAGAGCTTAGCGAATTACAGCAGAATAAAGCTACTCAGATTTTATCTAATGACGGAAAACTAATAGGGAAATTCTACATTTTCGACAGGCAGCCTATACAGTTTGAAGATCTTCCTAAGTCTTTGATCGAAGCACTAATTGCTACGGAAGACGTTCGGTTTTATGAACATAATGGAATCGATAATCGTAGTTTAGCACGTGTATTTTTTAAAACGATCCTGCTTCAGGATGAAAGTTCTGGTGGCGGAAGTACCATCACCCTTCAGCTTGCTAAAAATATCTACGGAAGAAAAGACTATGGAGCGCTTGGGATTGTAGTGAATAAGTTTCAGGAAGGCATCATGGCTAAGCGTATTGAAAATATTTACAGTAAAGAAGATATCCTCACGCTTTACTTTAACACCGTTCCTTTTAGTGACAATACCTACGGAATTGAAAGTGCTTCAATGAAATTTTTTGGGAAACATGTAAAAGATCTAGCTGTTGAAGAAGCCGCTGTTTTGGTGGGGATGCTCAAAGCTTCACATCGTTATAATCCTCGAATTTTTCCTGAAAGAAGCAGATTAAGGCGTGATGTTGTGCTAACCCAAATGGAAAAATATGGTTACCTAACTGAAAAAGAGAAGGAAAAATATATAGCAAAAGATCTGGTTTTAAACTACAAGAATTACAGCAATAAAAAAGGACTGGCGCCTTATTTTAGAGAGCAAATTCGTAAAGATTTGAGCAATGTACTGGATACCATCAAAAATAAAGATGGCGAAAATTACAATATTTATAGAGATGGATTGATTGTTCATACTACGCTAGATTATAAACTGCAAAGTGTTGCCGAAGCTTCGATGAGAGAACATATGGCTAATTTGCAACAACAACATGAAGATTCTTATGGATCTCGAGCACCATGGCTAACCAATGATGCTATTTTAAAAGATGCCATCCAGCGTTCTAAAGCTTATAAAAACTTAAAAGAAGATGGATTATCTGAAACTGAAATTATGCAAGAGCTCCAAAAGAAAAAGCAAATGGAGCTTTTTGAGTATAATGGAACCGTTACGCGACAAGCCAGCACTATAGATAGTATAAAGCACTATCTAAAATTCTTAAATTCGGGCTTACTTTCTGTAGATCCTAAAGACGGCGCTGTAAAAGCCTGGGTTGGTGGTGTAGATTTTAGATATTTTCAATACGATCATGTATCGCAAAGTAAACGACAGGTCGGCTCTACTTTTAAACCTATAGTTTATACCACAGCGATTGATAATGGTATTGAACCGTGTACATACTATTCTGGTCGTGCAGTAACTTATAAAGATGGATGGAAACCAACAAATGCAACTTCAGAGGAAGAAGATGAAGATTTAAATTATAGCATGAAATACGCGTTAAGTCATTCTATGAATACTATTGCTGTAAAAGTATTGTTGGATGCGGGTATTCCAAATGTTGTAGAAAAAGCGCATCAAATGGGAATTGAGTCTGATCTTCCGGAAGTGCCTTCGATCGCATTAGGAACTGCGGAATTGAATATGAAAGAACTTACTCAGGCCTATACAAGCTTTGTGAATTCTGGAAGGCCTTCTACCCCTTATTACATTACGAAAATTGAAGATGGCGCTGGTAACTTATTAGCTGAATTTAAGCCTTCGAAAACTAAAGAACCTGCTTATTCCGAAGAAACTCGAGAAATTATGGTAAATATGATGCAGGCGACGGTAGATGAAGGAACCGCTACGCGATTACGATATACCTACGGACTGAACAACGATATTGCTGGAAAAACCGGAACCACTCAAAATAACAAAGACGGATGGTTTGTTGGCGTAACGCCAAATCTTGTAACCGTAACCTGGGTAGGAAGTGACGATCACCGAATTGGTTTTAGAAATACCCGAATAGGACAAGGAGCAAATTCGGCTTTACCGATTTTTGGTAAAATGATGCAAAAAATGAATGCAGACGAATATTTTAGTTCTATTACTAGCGCGCGTTTTAAACAACCTTCGTCTGAAGTTGCTGAACTATTAGATTGCGAGCCAACCAAAGAAGATGGCTTTTTGAAAAAACTCTTCGGAAGTAAAAAAGATGAACCTGCAGAAATTGATATGGATCAACCAGTGAAAGAAGAAAAACAGAAAAAGAAAAAAGGTTTTTTCAGTAGATTATTCGGCGGAAAAAAGAAAGATAATTAG
- a CDS encoding TVP38/TMEM64 family protein, translating into MKDEIKSTSVSKSKTPLYVSLALVAAIVASYFLIPSVQSFMDEAWNVLTSGDEKKISNWVDGFGWFGPLMLILAMIVQMFLIVIPSVALMVVSIIAYGPIWGSLIVFVAVFLASSIGYIIGRYFGPVIVEKLIGEKNEQKIADFIDDYGFWAVIVTRLNPFLSNDAISFVGGILKMTYWKFIGATLVGIAPLTIFIAILGRSTDQLKSGLLWGSLVSLALFGLYVFWDKKKRKKD; encoded by the coding sequence ATGAAAGATGAAATAAAATCGACTTCAGTAAGTAAAAGCAAAACACCTTTATATGTTTCACTAGCGCTTGTCGCCGCCATAGTGGCTTCCTATTTTTTGATCCCTTCTGTCCAGAGTTTTATGGATGAAGCCTGGAATGTGCTTACTAGTGGGGATGAAAAGAAAATAAGTAATTGGGTAGATGGATTTGGCTGGTTTGGACCTTTGATGTTGATATTGGCCATGATCGTTCAGATGTTTTTGATCGTTATACCGTCAGTCGCTCTAATGGTAGTTTCTATTATTGCCTATGGACCAATTTGGGGAAGTTTGATTGTTTTCGTTGCTGTTTTCTTAGCAAGTAGTATTGGTTATATTATCGGTCGTTATTTTGGTCCTGTAATTGTCGAGAAATTGATAGGAGAGAAGAATGAGCAAAAAATAGCTGATTTTATTGACGATTATGGTTTTTGGGCGGTAATCGTTACAAGACTGAATCCGTTTCTATCTAATGATGCGATAAGTTTTGTAGGCGGAATTTTAAAAATGACCTATTGGAAGTTTATAGGAGCAACACTGGTAGGTATTGCACCGCTAACCATTTTTATAGCTATTTTAGGTAGAAGTACAGATCAATTAAAGTCAGGATTGTTATGGGGTTCTCTGGTAAGTTTAGCGCTCTTTGGATTATACGTTTTTTGGGACAAAAAGAAACGAAAGAAAGATTAG
- a CDS encoding CHY zinc finger protein produces the protein MKSRYMLSVLICLFYFNFTYSQKKKPASTNIFQIDNITVYGQSIDNQTRCVHWHSSLDVIAIKFKCCDKYYPCFSCHEEATNHEHEVWPKDEFFEKAILCGVCGYELSIIEYMESGNSCPICKASFNPGCSNHYHLYFETDEDHETKSS, from the coding sequence ATGAAATCAAGATATATGCTGAGCGTTTTAATATGCTTGTTTTATTTCAATTTCACTTATTCTCAGAAGAAGAAACCAGCATCTACAAATATTTTCCAGATTGACAATATAACTGTTTACGGGCAATCCATAGATAATCAAACTCGCTGTGTACATTGGCATAGTTCGCTAGATGTTATCGCTATAAAATTTAAATGCTGCGATAAGTACTATCCTTGCTTTTCCTGCCACGAAGAAGCAACTAATCATGAGCACGAGGTATGGCCAAAAGATGAGTTTTTTGAAAAAGCTATCCTATGCGGTGTTTGTGGCTACGAACTTAGTATAATCGAATACATGGAATCGGGTAATAGCTGCCCAATCTGTAAAGCCAGTTTTAATCCTGGCTGTAGTAATCATTACCATCTATATTTTGAAACTGACGAAGATCACGAAACTAAGAGCAGCTGA
- a CDS encoding SdiA-regulated domain-containing protein — protein sequence MSKVAAAIVIGIIGLVALIYFTMDFPFSLEREDFTEEYEIQEKWDLPQRLEEISGMDFVDDERMAAIQDEEGIIFIYNLTSKKIEQEIEFGKDGDYEGLALFGKDAFVLRSDGILFEVQDYLTKDIKVTEHETFIKAKHNAEGLCADLKNNRLLITVKDRDPLSNNTKGIYAFDLETKKLLQTPAYAIDLEDPIFSDVKRKNKLMVMMPSEVNINPVTGEIYITDGRNPKLLILSPDGDSKKLYLLKREKFYQPEGIAFKKNGELFISNEGHSDPANILRIKLQ from the coding sequence ATGAGTAAAGTTGCAGCAGCCATCGTTATCGGAATTATAGGATTAGTAGCGCTTATTTATTTTACCATGGATTTTCCTTTTAGTTTGGAAAGAGAAGATTTCACGGAAGAATATGAAATTCAGGAAAAATGGGATCTTCCCCAGCGATTAGAAGAGATATCTGGGATGGACTTTGTAGACGATGAACGAATGGCCGCAATTCAGGATGAAGAAGGGATCATATTTATCTACAATCTTACATCTAAAAAAATTGAACAGGAAATCGAATTTGGCAAAGATGGTGATTACGAAGGTCTTGCGCTATTTGGGAAAGACGCTTTTGTACTGCGAAGTGATGGTATCTTATTTGAAGTTCAGGATTATTTAACCAAGGATATCAAAGTAACGGAACACGAAACTTTTATAAAAGCAAAACATAATGCTGAGGGATTGTGTGCCGATTTAAAAAACAACCGATTATTAATCACCGTGAAAGATCGAGATCCACTTAGTAATAATACGAAAGGTATTTATGCTTTTGATCTTGAAACAAAAAAATTGCTCCAAACTCCGGCATACGCTATAGATCTTGAAGATCCTATTTTCTCTGATGTGAAAAGAAAAAACAAGCTGATGGTAATGATGCCTTCTGAAGTTAATATTAATCCCGTTACAGGAGAAATTTATATTACCGATGGGAGAAATCCTAAATTATTGATTTTATCCCCAGATGGAGACTCCAAAAAACTCTACTTACTAAAACGAGAAAAGTTCTATCAGCCAGAAGGAATAGCTTTCAAAAAAAACGGAGAGCTGTTTATATCGAACGAAGGGCATAGCGATCCTGCTAATATCCTTAGAATTAAGTTACAATAA
- a CDS encoding RimK family protein, with the protein MNKFLVVNQPEKWPIQLENVSIISTQDYLTSPNYAKIKNARIFNLSKNYSYQSSGYYVSLLAEARGHLAIPTVKNLVDLREPKLVKVISEEFDDVIQKSLKSIKSQEFVLSVYFGQNVAQKYKELSSLFFRHFQIPFLQVKFSFHNKWTIKSIKALSESEIAEDHLESMYVFANDYFSKKRYDTVKPQQYDYDLAILVQKDDPAPPSNAKALKKFAEVAEKMNFYVEFLSPKDLSRLSAFDALFIRQSTEVHNEAYAFARKAQQEGIAIIDYPDAILKCCNKVFMAEALQNAGILTPKTMIIHKENKDDILDKIGLPVVLKAPDSTFSFGVKKAKTAEEYQELVTKMLKESELIIAQQFTPSDYDWRIGVIDGKAFYACRYYMAKGHWQIYNWNAKNKDDQDGNADTMALEEVPEKILDLALRSTKLMGEGLYGIDIKEINGEAMVIEINDNPNIDFGVEDRFYGEEVYKLIITALKNRLEKK; encoded by the coding sequence ATGAATAAATTTTTAGTCGTAAATCAGCCTGAAAAATGGCCGATTCAACTTGAAAATGTGAGTATTATCTCTACTCAGGATTATTTAACCAGTCCTAATTATGCAAAGATAAAGAATGCTCGCATTTTTAATCTTTCCAAAAATTACAGTTATCAATCTAGTGGATATTACGTCTCTCTTTTAGCTGAAGCTAGAGGACATTTGGCTATTCCTACAGTTAAAAATCTAGTAGATCTTAGAGAACCTAAATTGGTAAAAGTAATTTCTGAAGAATTTGATGATGTGATTCAAAAATCACTAAAATCCATCAAATCTCAGGAATTTGTGCTTAGTGTTTATTTTGGGCAAAATGTGGCTCAAAAATATAAAGAGCTAAGTTCACTTTTCTTTAGGCATTTTCAGATTCCATTCTTGCAGGTGAAGTTTAGTTTCCATAATAAATGGACTATAAAAAGTATTAAAGCGCTATCTGAATCTGAAATTGCAGAAGATCATTTAGAAAGCATGTACGTTTTTGCTAACGATTATTTTTCTAAAAAGCGATACGACACGGTAAAGCCGCAACAATACGATTACGATTTGGCTATTTTGGTTCAAAAAGACGATCCGGCACCGCCAAGTAATGCGAAAGCACTGAAAAAGTTTGCTGAAGTAGCCGAAAAGATGAATTTTTATGTTGAATTTCTTTCCCCAAAAGATTTATCGAGATTATCGGCTTTTGATGCACTTTTTATAAGACAAAGTACTGAAGTTCACAACGAAGCTTATGCATTTGCTAGAAAAGCACAACAGGAAGGTATCGCTATTATCGATTATCCTGATGCAATTTTGAAATGTTGCAATAAGGTGTTTATGGCAGAAGCTTTGCAGAATGCTGGAATATTGACGCCAAAAACCATGATTATCCACAAAGAAAATAAGGATGATATTTTGGATAAAATCGGCTTACCGGTGGTTTTAAAAGCTCCAGATTCTACCTTTAGTTTCGGGGTTAAAAAAGCGAAGACCGCAGAGGAATATCAAGAGCTTGTCACCAAAATGCTTAAGGAATCTGAGCTTATCATCGCACAGCAATTCACACCTTCAGATTATGATTGGAGAATTGGAGTAATAGACGGTAAAGCTTTTTATGCTTGCCGCTATTATATGGCTAAAGGACACTGGCAAATCTATAACTGGAATGCTAAAAATAAAGATGATCAAGACGGCAATGCCGATACGATGGCTTTAGAAGAAGTTCCAGAAAAAATATTAGATTTAGCATTACGCTCTACTAAATTGATGGGAGAAGGCCTCTACGGAATTGATATTAAGGAAATTAATGGAGAAGCTATGGTGATCGAAATTAATGACAATCCAAATATTGATTTTGGCGTAGAGGATCGTTTTTATGGCGAAGAAGTTTACAAATTAATCATTACAGCCTTAAAAAACAGGCTGGAGAAAAAATAA